A stretch of Methanosphaerula palustris E1-9c DNA encodes these proteins:
- a CDS encoding response regulator codes for MARILIIDDSSFQRGIIRKTLQQVNYETIEAKNGREGLERVLDDAPDLILLDLVMPEMDGFTVLSELQKLKNTVPVLVLTADIQEITRDQCLELGAAGFLNKPVKMEDLTSAVLGGLGA; via the coding sequence ATGGCCAGGATCCTGATCATCGATGACTCATCATTCCAGCGTGGAATTATCCGAAAAACACTGCAACAGGTTAATTACGAAACGATAGAGGCAAAAAACGGCAGGGAGGGACTGGAACGTGTCCTTGATGACGCACCTGATCTGATCCTGCTCGACCTGGTCATGCCGGAGATGGACGGGTTCACCGTGCTCTCAGAACTGCAGAAACTGAAAAATACGGTTCCGGTGCTGGTGTTAACCGCCGATATCCAGGAGATAACCAGGGATCAATGCCTTGAACTCGGTGCCGCCGGGTTCTTGAACAAGCCAGTGAAGATGGAGGATCTGACCAGCGCAGTACTGGGTGGGCTTGGCGCATGA
- a CDS encoding rubredoxin, which produces MDRYICLECHYIYDPVKGDPKGGIEPGTPFEKLPKTWRCPECGIYITKKGVFKKLDN; this is translated from the coding sequence ATGGACCGATATATCTGTCTTGAATGTCACTATATCTACGATCCGGTCAAAGGGGATCCAAAGGGTGGGATCGAGCCCGGAACACCGTTTGAGAAACTGCCCAAGACCTGGCGATGCCCCGAATGCGGGATCTATATCACCAAGAAAGGGGTCTTCAAGAAACTCGATAATTGA
- a CDS encoding chemotaxis protein CheX — MNQMPQVLTGEKRDALTELINIGVGKAAGMLNQMTSHQISLRVPSIDLVTLDDLNEVVYGRVDDRQAAVKMDFSGSFSGTAALIFPTASAAQLVSCLTDEEQGTPDLDALRAVTLIEVGNIVVNCVMGSITNMLNEHVRYSLPIYLEGSIAALVHSDAAALNEWMLFIKTRFSIEHLHIEGDILLILETRSLDALFAGIDKLSAGPAE, encoded by the coding sequence ATGAACCAAATGCCACAGGTGCTGACCGGCGAGAAGCGGGACGCCCTGACAGAACTGATCAACATCGGTGTCGGAAAAGCAGCCGGGATGCTGAACCAGATGACCTCGCACCAGATCTCGCTGCGGGTCCCATCGATCGACCTGGTGACTCTCGATGACCTCAATGAAGTGGTGTATGGGCGGGTTGACGATCGACAGGCAGCCGTGAAGATGGACTTCTCCGGCTCGTTCTCCGGCACAGCGGCCCTGATTTTTCCGACTGCCAGTGCGGCCCAGTTGGTCTCGTGCCTGACCGACGAGGAACAGGGAACCCCCGACCTCGACGCACTCAGGGCAGTGACCCTGATCGAGGTGGGGAATATTGTCGTGAACTGTGTGATGGGTTCGATCACGAATATGCTCAATGAGCATGTCAGGTACAGCCTTCCCATCTACTTGGAGGGATCGATCGCGGCACTTGTACATTCTGATGCAGCAGCCCTCAACGAGTGGATGCTGTTCATAAAGACCCGATTCAGTATCGAACACCTCCATATTGAGGGGGATATTCTGCTGATCCTGGAGACCAGATCGCTGGACGCCCTCTTCGCGGGGATCGACAAATTGAGTGCAGGACCTGCTGAATAA
- a CDS encoding 4Fe-4S binding protein, whose amino-acid sequence MAFAVHINLEHCTGCNNCVVACPVGALELHTVDPVTNEKIYLVKNGKSIVIDIKSELCAGCGVCVEACPHDVIRLVGPWGPRSAAKVQ is encoded by the coding sequence ATGGCATTTGCAGTGCACATAAATTTAGAGCATTGTACCGGCTGCAACAATTGTGTGGTTGCGTGCCCTGTCGGTGCACTAGAGCTTCATACGGTCGATCCTGTCACCAATGAGAAGATCTACCTGGTCAAGAACGGTAAATCGATCGTGATTGACATCAAGAGTGAGCTCTGTGCCGGATGTGGGGTCTGCGTTGAAGCATGCCCGCACGACGTGATCAGACTGGTAGGCCCCTGGGGGCCCCGGTCTGCGGCGAAGGTACAGTAA
- the fhcD gene encoding formylmethanofuran--tetrahydromethanopterin N-formyltransferase has protein sequence MEFNGVPIDDTYAEAFPIWISRVLITAATMDLAYTAAVEASGFATSCIGCTAECGVDTFVPAEETPDGRPGYSMLICNPSKKKLKEQLIERIGECILTAPTTAAFNGLPGAEEKIPVKLHFFGDGYEYQQKVGDRDCWAIPLMGGEFIIEEEYGAVKGVAGGNFFVMGENQMAALVGAQAASDAISGVEGAITSFPGGIVASGSKVGSKKYKFMNASTNEAYCPSLKGKVEDSKIPDGVNSVFEIVIDGVDAETVADAMGAGIRAACMIPGVKFISAGNYGGSLGPHQFQLKDLF, from the coding sequence ATGGAATTTAATGGAGTACCAATCGATGACACCTATGCCGAGGCTTTCCCAATCTGGATCTCGCGGGTGCTCATCACTGCTGCGACGATGGACCTCGCCTACACCGCTGCTGTTGAGGCAAGCGGGTTCGCAACATCATGTATAGGATGTACTGCTGAGTGCGGTGTCGACACCTTCGTCCCCGCCGAGGAGACACCTGATGGAAGACCTGGTTACTCGATGCTGATCTGCAACCCATCCAAGAAGAAACTGAAAGAACAGTTGATCGAGCGAATCGGCGAGTGCATCCTGACCGCTCCGACCACAGCAGCCTTTAACGGTCTGCCGGGCGCTGAGGAGAAGATCCCAGTGAAGCTCCACTTCTTCGGAGATGGCTATGAATACCAGCAGAAGGTCGGAGACCGGGACTGCTGGGCCATCCCGCTGATGGGTGGCGAGTTCATCATCGAGGAGGAGTACGGTGCAGTCAAGGGAGTCGCAGGCGGTAACTTCTTTGTGATGGGCGAGAACCAGATGGCTGCACTGGTCGGGGCCCAGGCCGCCAGCGATGCGATCAGCGGCGTCGAGGGTGCCATCACGTCATTCCCAGGTGGTATCGTTGCGAGTGGCTCGAAGGTCGGCTCGAAGAAGTACAAGTTCATGAATGCCTCGACCAACGAGGCCTACTGCCCGTCCCTGAAGGGAAAGGTCGAGGACTCTAAGATCCCTGACGGCGTGAACTCGGTCTTTGAGATCGTCATAGATGGTGTCGACGCCGAGACCGTCGCCGATGCAATGGGGGCGGGGATCAGAGCGGCATGCATGATCCCTGGCGTGAAGTTCATCAGCGCAGGGAACTACGGCGGCAGCCTCGGCCCGCACCAGTTCCAGTTAAAGGACCTCTTCTGA
- a CDS encoding DUF1922 domain-containing protein: MFHVLRCPGCSTFTYVDRFERWKLCHVCGEVINAKRAPVYLDVRDYRDAEDVVVQLEEFLHAAGRDDLSREELETLRREYTQWLRLQNGDDSSL, translated from the coding sequence ATGTTTCACGTTCTGCGTTGTCCCGGTTGCTCCACCTTCACCTACGTGGACCGGTTCGAACGCTGGAAACTCTGCCATGTCTGTGGTGAGGTGATCAATGCCAAACGGGCTCCGGTTTATCTGGATGTTAGGGACTATCGGGATGCTGAGGACGTGGTCGTTCAACTTGAGGAGTTTCTCCATGCTGCCGGCAGGGATGATCTCTCACGCGAGGAACTTGAGACCCTTCGGCGGGAGTATACCCAGTGGCTGCGTCTCCAGAACGGTGATGACTCATCGCTCTGA